TGTTAGTTATAAGTGTTGGAATCTGTCCGTCAGGGGTGTGATATAATAAGAAAAAGCTTTTGTTTTTCCACGGAGTCAGAATGAGTTTGAAGATCAGTGAGATGTTAAGATCATATCACACAAGGTTAATGTCTGTTTCTCACAAAATCTGAGTAACAAAATGCTTGACAAAACTGAATCCACTTGTGTAACAACAAAACTAGAGTCTTAACGTTGTCAATACAAACAACCTCTGTCCTCATAGATGTGTCTCTAGATGAGCTTCTTCTTCTCGAAGAAAGTCTTCAAGTGCCAAAACTGAAGACCTGCGACGGATAAACAAACCCCAAGCGACAGAAAACTCAACCATGCCATCTTCGAATTTGTCGATATGTTCAGTTCGTGCATTTCTTCTTCCCTGCAACAACATACCATAAGAAGATGGggtttttgagttttgagttttgagttaTTCTCTTCCTCAGACTTTAAAGGCAAGACAGACTTTTGTGTAAAAATTACCTGTCGCGGAGATAAAACATCTCATCATGGATGGAAGTAACAGTGTCAAATAACTTCTTAACGTCAGACTCCATATTCTAGCCAAATAACATCAAAAaggttaaaaaacaaaacaaacgtTAAGATCTTAAGAGGATACAGTGTCACCATTGAAAGCTAGTTTCTTTCTCTGTTGTCTGCAAAAGCCTAGCCCTATATCTATTTTCACTCTGGACGAGATCAATCATTTCTGAGGGAAAAGAAAAatgagctgaagaagcaaccaAATAAAGTAAATCTTTAAGAACTCTGCAACCGCTTTTTAGAGGCTATAATGCCATCATCAAAAGCTATAAAGCCTACTCCTATCTATCTAtatcacaaattttttaaattcgCAGATTTTAAATATCAAACAGCTTTAACTATATCTGACGGAAATGTTGACGACGTTACTGTTTAATGAAACACATGTTTAaattatgaaaagaaaattcttttaaaatacacaaactaatttttcgaaaaaaaaaattatatatacatcgcaaaatttgtaaaaaaaaaaaaaaaaaaaaaaaaaaaaaagtcaggtTTTCAAATTATTGAAATCTTTATTAAACCGTATATAAACCCAAAATCTCAGGCCGCACTGCTATCAACTCCAGCACAATGCTTTTAGATTTGACTAAGTTAGGACTTTTCTTACTTCGACTTGGCTCCTCTTGGCCACATTGGGCCAGTCCTTGGAATGAACACCCGTCCTCCAATCAAAGTCAATGGTCAGCATCGTCTCCGGTTTGTGATCAACGGCTGAGATGCAAGTTATGTAATCCCCTGTTTCCACCGCCGTTAACGAGAATTGCCCCGTGCTCACTCCGTCCGCCTCGTGATAAGCCGTTCCTTGCGGCGATGTCACCTATAAACACACCAACACTGAAATCAATTGATGGAAAATGCGATAAGATTCGAGTGGTTTTCGGATGTGTTGTTGTTTACCTTGACGGTGATTTTGTGGGAAGCAGGAAGAGGATGATCTTCGTGAGGGTTCACGATGCTGTATTTGCCGACGGACATTGCGTTCGCGTGAATCTCCTCGGAGATGCATTTCGTGTGGCCCGAGAGTAGCTCGTAGCGCATTGAGAGCGTCGCGGGGGATATAATTGAGAGGATCAGGAGTATGATCGTCGAGCTCCGGTGAAGATCCATGGCGGCTCCGATGAAGATCTGAGGagttttgatgttttaagttgttTTCTGCCTAATGAAGGAGACGGAGTAAGTCAACACGTGCATCGCCACGCGTAGGTGTTTTATTGGTCGTAACACGTTGATTTGCTATTGAACTAACACTTCTGAGTCGTGCAGAGGGTTTTCTCCGAGAGAAGCTCTATATTTGGCTCAATAGGAGTATTGGGCTTACCTTTTGAGGAATCTTGTAATGTGACCCTAACTTATTCAGTTTCACCCAAGCATACGCAGACTACAGCTTAAACTTGATCGGTTggttaattttcttttgaaagGGTTGTAATAAATTTTTCGTAAAGATGTCATAATCTAAAGTTAGGCatgatttacttttttttttaaaacaattgtaATAAAGTTTttgtaaagaagaaaaatagacTAGCTTTACTTGGAAGGAATGCTAATGCAAAGCAAATGCAAATTGAGGGTCATCATTTCGCTTCCATTTTTCTGTGTTTATAAGTCataatatatgaaattattaattaagCTTAAGGTGTGTATGTATGTGCACACAGAGATATGCATGTTAATCAAAGAAGTGTGTGGGTAAAAAGAGATTTAAAGACCTTTTTGATCGTGATTAGTGCAATAAATAGAGTACAGTTAGGTGAATGCGTTGACAAGGACTCAATCTAAAAGGCCAAGTGTGTCTTCTCCCTTTCCCAGCTACTCCGTATAATGTTTTCCAGAGTTGAATATTCTTGAAATCTTTAATGAATATATCTACTTCTGTCTTTTTCCCTTAAACGTCGTTTTATTTTCGTCTAATAAATCAGATTTCGTTAAGAATTGGGCAtctcgacaaaaaaaaaaggcatttaattaagttattattttccatTTTCTGACCAATAATAGCATTTAATATTGGaggtgaaaataataaatagaagaagaagacctTGGCGGTTAATTATTCATGTTCGTcattcctttctctctctctctctcactcttacCACCACCACTCTCGttcgtgatttttttttttttttaatttcggaAAAATTAATCCTCGAGATTCAAACCTGTGACGACGCCGAGAGCTGTGTTTCATTTCGCGTTTGTCatctaattttaattaaaatcctCCCTTGCATTTGAAGCAATCCTCCGGAAAAATTCTGAGATCGAATTAGGTTTTGAGAAATTGTAATCTTATGAAGCTGCTGCGGCGAAGACGATCGTCGGAGGTAGATGGAAGCTAGATCGGATTCGAGTCAGGCGCGGAGCGGCGATAATAAGCTTCCGCCTCCGGCAGCTCCGAAGCCTCGCGTACAAGTCTGGTTCGTCACGGTCTGCTCCACCATTTTGATTTGGACTTGTTTGGTCCAGCTTTTCGCCGCCGGGGAGCTTTGGCGTACGCGGATCTTCACCGGTCAGGTTTCTAGATTTTCGGCCCCCGTCGAGCCGGTTCCGTTGCCGCCTCCTCTTCCTCCCCCGAGTCTGTTCTTTTTTCACCCTTTCTGGTTGCGTCGTCGTGTTTGTTAACGAAAGTATTGATTTTGTTATACAGGAAACTATACCAGCAATGGTATTCTGCTTGTATCGTGCAATGGCGGACTTAATCAGATGCGATCCGCGGTTTGTCACTTGTTGCTTTAATTTGCTCTTTTCAGATTTGATGTTTTTCTGAATCTCTTGACGCATGTTGTTGTTTCAGATTTGTGATATGGTGACTGTTGCTCGGCTACTTAACCTCACTCTCGTTGTTCCTGAGCTTGACAAAACTTCTTTCTGGGCTGATCCAAGGTAATACTGACTTTATAGGATCTGATATGCCTAAACAATGTTTAGCAATCTAAAGCAGGATCCTTTGTTTCGTTTGCAGTGGGTTTGAGGATATTTTTGATGTGAGACATTTTATTGATTCATTAAGAGATGAAGTTCGGATCTTTAGGAGGCTTCCTAAACGGTATAGCAGCAAGTATGGATACAAGATGTTCGAAATGCCTCCTGTCAGCTGGTCTGATGAGAACTATTACCTGAAGCAGGTAGCAAGCATCTGCATTTTCTTGCTGATGAGTTATTTTGATCTGTGTATCTGATTGTCtaagtttcttttctttttttcaggtGTTGCCTCTTTTCAGCAAACATAAGGTTGTGCATTTCAATAGGACAGACACCCGCCTGGCAAACAACGGTCTTTCGCTCCCACTCCAGTGGCTCAGGTGCCGGGTGAACTTCCAGGGACTTAAGTTCACTCCTCAGCTTGAGGCTTTGGGGTCTAAGCTAGTCCGCATTCTACAGCAAAGAGGGCCCTTTGTGGCTTTGCATCTGAGATATGAGATGGATATGTTAGCTTTCTCTGGTTGCACTCATGGTTGCAGTgaggaagaagctgaagagCTCAAAAAGATGAGGTTTGCCTTCGGAAAATCTGTCGTGAATTGgtccttttgttgttgttgttaatgCAAGGGTATACTGTTTTCTTTAGGTACACATATCCCTGGTGGAGAGAGAAGGAGATAAACTCAGAGGAGAGGAGGGCGCAAGGGCTGTGTCCTCTGACGCCAGAGGAGGTGGCATTGGTTCTAAAAGCATTGGGATTCGACAAAAATACACAGATATACATTGCAGCTGGTGAGATTTATGGGAGCGAGCATAGATTGTCCGTTCTAAGGGAAGCATTCCCGAGAATTGTGAGTCCTACCAGTCCCAAAATCCTTAACGAGTGGTGCTCAGTATATTGGCACTTTTTCTTAGCAGTTTCGCTGTCACTTGTGGTTATAGGTAAAGAAGGAAATGCTACTGGAGTCGTCAGAGTTGCAGCAGTTTCAGAACCATTCGTCTCAAATGGCTGCTCTAGATTTCATGGTATCTGTGGCCAGCAACACTTTTATTCCCACGTATGATGGAAACATGGCAAAAGTCGTGGAAGGTCATCGGAGGTAATACTGAAACAGAATCCATTCAAATTTCATGACAACTGACAAAGTAATGTTAAGAAAATCATAAATGTGGTACTGCTGAGTTTGCAGATACCTCGGGTTTAAGAAGACAATCCTGCTTGACCGCAAGAGACTCGTGGAGCTACTTGACTTACACAACAACAGCACCCTCACGTGGGATCAGTTTGCAGTAGCTGTCAAGGAAGCACACGAGAGACGAACAGGAGCACCTACACATCGAAGAGTGATCTCCGACAAACCAAAGGAGGAAGACTACTTCTACGCTAACCCTCAAGAATGTCTTTGTGAAGGTACAAATTGCCACGACCTGTATGGCCGCCAGACAAACTACTCCAGTTTAACACGTTGAAGTCACATTTCTTTTAGCATACTATCTCATCGTTTCTGCAAGAGGACGGGAGCGCAAAAACACTTGGAAAGGGAGCTGCCTTGTAGTTCCTTCCCTGAGTTTTTTTGTTcccatttttgttttgtaactttttcagtttttttttttttgtttctgcatAGTTGCTGATCttgatttattagtttttacGTAAGTTAAGATGTAACTAAAACAAAGATTATGTATCTCTCATCttatagaaatttgaaaaagacCGCTTTTGGCAATAGCCTAACATACAGATTGTGGTCTCTCTCTCAACACCTCTGTCTCATGATGCTGATTCCAAACTCTATGCATTCTGAGAGATTAAACCAATAAAGATTTTATTTCTGGCCCTGAGATTTGTTCTGCGCAGGTGGAGCAAACAAAGTATGGAGGCTGAACAATAACAGACGTGAACTTTTGAAATGTTTGGCATTTGTCAAGATTATTAGATTGAAGTGGGAAAACAAATGGCTAGTGTCAGTGTATCTTAAGCGGTAAAGTTTCCAACTTGATCTTCAGACAAACTAGAAAATGTAGGAACCAGAAGCAATCACGTAAAGAAAAAGATCCGATCTTTTATGTCCCAGAACCAGAAAAGAACATTCATGGGGCATAAAAAAGAAGTGACCTTTAAAGAGCAAACTATCTCTATAAAAACAAGAGAGTATTCAATCAGATAGAAAGGTTCACAGAAATTAAATTGATCTCAAATCAATCGAGACTTATTCGCACACAAAGTAACAGATTATAATTAGGTAAAGAAACTCCACCATCAATGGTGgtctttttaaagtttttttgaaTCTAAACAACAACGAGAAATGTCCTCTGGTAAAATTTACCTAAACCTCCTCTCAAGTTTAACCCCGAGCTTGCTTCATCGCCGCCGCTTCCTCTTCAGAGAtatccttctccttctcccctTCGAGCTCCTTCTTCACCTGTTCTTCAGCAGCTCTCTCCGCAGCCAGAATCGGCTGGTAGTAATCCGAATGTTCATCCATACATTTCTTCAAGGTACTAGTGACTTCCATACACTTGGTGACGATGTCTTCCTTGTTCTTCTCAGCTTCCTCCACGCACACTTCCCAAGCCGTGAACGACTCTTTGCATCCGCCTCCTTTCATGAACAAGCAGAACCCGCACtctccttcctcctcctcctcagcgTCTCCTCCTTCCTTTGGAGGAtccgattcttcttcttcattcggAGATCCGGATTCAACCGGATCTTGCGGAACAGTTGACGAATCTCCCAGCTCCTCTGACGGAGATTGGGAATCGGAATTCTCTGTCTTCTGATCCGGAGATGACATGATCGCCCTTCACTCTAAGCCGCGAGATCGAATCGTTGATGAAGAAAGTTCGTTGTTCTGCAGCCGCCGACTCGTAGATTTGTAAACGAAGCTTGTGTGTTAAACCCTCTCAAAAACCCTTTTGTGCATCACCGTTTAAGCAtacctttttcctttttttccatttttttttgttactgaaCCGACCGGAGCTAACCGAAAACCGAATttttcggttcagttcggtttaaaAATCTCAGCCAAACAGAATCATTTATTAATTTGCTACTACAAAATTGTGAAACGAGTTAATTGGATTAATCTAACTAAAACTTGTTTTCACTTTGCATACAAAATATTCTACAACAGTATTTCTTCTTGTTCTCATTTTACAAATTCTTGATGAACATATCTGTGATTAAGATGATTGTAgtaaacaatttataaacaaCACACAATCAATTCATACATGTTATCATACAGTAACAAtgacaatttatatatttctgctaTAGTTATGTTTCTCCTCTTTTCTCATTTTACTGGATGGTAGTTGCAACTTTGCTAGAGTTATGTTATTATCcctttgttttcttatatttttttcatggaACTTATTGTTTTCTCATTTTGATGGTTTGGGAGTCCGCTGATTATAATTTGCAAGTAAACTGGTTTTCTACattataatttcatattttattaaatagatTCAAATAGAAGTTTCTTTAACACAATCTTAGACTATAAAAAGGTATACGTTAAAAACATAACGTTGAGCACCTGAACCGGATCTTAAATTTTTGGGGATGGCCGGATGGGGGaagtttgaaacattttttaaaaattttgtagtAATTTATTCTATAATTTAGAGGCCTATAATTTAtctaaaaaacttataaaatttttGGGAGTCACGACCAATGTCACATTGGACTTCGCTCAAATTCGGCCATGttaaacacaaatatttttCGCAAATTGATCGGTATAGAAGTGTAGAACTAGAAATAAAAGATGtagaataacaattttaaaagatttatatGGATAAAGTCATCGATTCAGAGCCATAAGAGATGGTCATTCTTATTTTTCGAATAGCTTGACTAATTGTAGACACTTAGTTTCAAAGGACAAGTAATCtgacttatgtatccaaataccaaatttaCTTTAGACTTTTATagcaaagaacaaaaaaaaaaccattgacGTTATATACTTTCGTAAAACCGAGTTCAAAGAACAAATCAAACTAAACCTTGAAAACTATCAACAAATtgaatatgataaatataaagaaGCCACTCCTAAATTTTCCTTTCCCACATAGTTAGTTGCTCACAACAGACAACAGACTATCGACTGGAGATAGGATTCTCAAGTGGTAGCTGTCTCTACCTGTTGATTGTGCAATATAGCTACTGAAACGAGAGaccatttattttttgattggTCCTTTTCTAAAGAAGTTTGGATGAGAACAATTAGGGGTGTGGCAGGTGTAGGTGTATCGGCTCAATGGTCCCTCCTGTTGCAAAGATTGGTGATTGGGCTACAGGACAGTACCAAAACCTTACTCTTCCGTTACTGTTTCCAAGCAATAGCCCATACTATTTGGCACGAGAGAAACACTCGCCGGGTGAAAGAAAGCCATCAATCCCCCGCTCGTCTTATCAGAATTTTGGATAAGATGattagaaacaaaattttttctttaagaaaacaAGTTGGAGACAGACATGAAAAAGCCATGGAGATATATGGTTTGGGAatagatgatttttttattcttttcttttgaaagTTTCTATAAGTTTTCGTTTTTGCACAAAGTAGCATTAGGTTACAAAGTATCATTAGGTTGTACAAATGTTCTGGAAGagagtaaatttaaaaaaatttcaaataaaaataaatataaaacattgaATGTGATTTGTCCACAAAACAGTTGAAAAGACATCAttataaataacaatttttttttgagatttccACGTCACATGATGACATTGTTTCTTGTAATTAAACAAAACTCGTACTTACCATTCTTCTAAGAAGCTCGGCTTATCGAAATTTATTTATGCTCAGTCAACAACGCGAACTTTCGGATCTGAGCAAAGATTATTATTAGTTGAATACATAAATGAACATGATTTGTCAATTAAATACTAATACAGGATTACcgtaaaataatagtaataataatgaTCATGACATGTGATGTTTGTATAGATTCCaagtttttgaatttataaCTATTGTTGATAATTCAAAACAACCCGCTCATTGGTCAtttcttaatttattaaatatcaaTACAGCTTGAAGGTTCGCATAAATCGAAGATCAAAGACTTTTTTATACATTAAACGAAGGTAGAGTCACGTTCGGACTTCGTTGATAGTCACAACTCAACAATGACACATTAGAATATTCATACtcttatttcataaatataaaccttCGTCCACCTTGCATCACGAATAAGAGTTGTAATAATCACGCtagatatatataattctttttgaATCATCTCATGCTCAAACAAACTAAAGTCAACATGTTTCAGATCTCCGGTGATGTTTTCAGGGCTTTGGGTCTAAAGATCAAGATTGCTATAACAGTCATCTTTAGTGGCTTACTCATTGGTTCTGTAATCTTACTAACAACTTCAACATTCTCTAACAACTTCAACGACCAACTTCTTGATGCTACACTCAACGGTAAGAAAATAAACCATTTCATATGTTTTGTTAATAACTTCTTTTgacttttattttcattttcttgtgaTTAATAGGTTCAAGTGAATCAGAAACACTCCATGATAAGTTTATAGGAGGGCTTTTAAAACCGGGTTTCGATGAAGGTTCTTGCGTGAGTAGGTATACTCAATCATTGTTGTATCGCAAGCCTTCGCCATACAAGCCATCACCATATCTTGTCTCTAAGCTTAGAAGCTATGAGAAGCTTCACAAGCGTTGCGGTCCAGGCACAAAAGCTTACAAGAAAGCAACAAAGAATCTTGGTCATGACGATGAGAATTACGCAAGCAAATCCGTTGGTAAATGCAGATACATTGTGTGGGTTGCGGTTTACGGGCTAGGAAACAGAATACTCACTCTTGCATCTGTCTTCCTCTATGCTCTCTTGACAAACAGAGTCGTTCTCGTTGATCAAAGCAAAGACATTAGTGATCTCTTCTGCGAGCCGTTTCCaggtacatttttttttaaatactaaaagATCCGGGTCAGGTCCGAAACCGCaacatgtaatattagtttcgtctCAGCCGTCACTCGAACTGTAGACTTCTGACACAATGACCAGAGTCCTTTCCAGTTGAGCTAACGATCTCTGGTGTTTCCAGGTACTTCATGGTTACTCCCTCGTGACTTTCCATTGATGAAGCAGATTGATGGATACAACAAGGAGTACTCTCGTTGTTACGGAACAATGTTGAATAATCATGCCATTAGCGCGAACTCAACCCCAAGGCATCTATATCTTCATATCTTacatgattcaagagatgaagaTAAAATGTTCTTTTGCACAAAGGATCAAGATATGATCGATAAGGTTCCTTGGTTGATAGTCAAAGCCAACGTCTACTTTGTTCCATCTCTGTGGTTTAATCCAACTTTTCAGACCGAACTGATGAAGCTATTCCCACAGAAAGAAGCAGTGTTTCATCACTTGGCTCGCTATCTTTACCACCCGACCAATCAAGTTTGGGGTATGATCACTAGGTACCACGACGCTCACTTAGCTAGAGCAGACGATAGGCTCGGGATTCAAATACGTGTGTTCAGCGACAAAGCGGGATACTTCCAACACGTCATGGACCAGATCTTGTCATGCACG
The window above is part of the Brassica napus cultivar Da-Ae chromosome C8, Da-Ae, whole genome shotgun sequence genome. Proteins encoded here:
- the LOC106362094 gene encoding transmembrane emp24 domain-containing protein p24delta7, coding for MDLHRSSTIILLILSIISPATLSMRYELLSGHTKCISEEIHANAMSVGKYSIVNPHEDHPLPASHKITVKVTSPQGTAYHEADGVSTGQFSLTAVETGDYITCISAVDHKPETMLTIDFDWRTGVHSKDWPNVAKRSQVENMESDVKKLFDTVTSIHDEMFYLRDREEEMHELNISTNSKMAWLSFLSLGVCLSVAGLQFWHLKTFFEKKKLI
- the BNACNNG39590D gene encoding rhamnogalacturonan I rhamnosyltransferase 1; the encoded protein is MEARSDSSQARSGDNKLPPPAAPKPRVQVWFVTVCSTILIWTCLVQLFAAGELWRTRIFTGQVSRFSAPVEPVPLPPPLPPPRNYTSNGILLVSCNGGLNQMRSAICDMVTVARLLNLTLVVPELDKTSFWADPSGFEDIFDVRHFIDSLRDEVRIFRRLPKRYSSKYGYKMFEMPPVSWSDENYYLKQVLPLFSKHKVVHFNRTDTRLANNGLSLPLQWLRCRVNFQGLKFTPQLEALGSKLVRILQQRGPFVALHLRYEMDMLAFSGCTHGCSEEEAEELKKMRYTYPWWREKEINSEERRAQGLCPLTPEEVALVLKALGFDKNTQIYIAAGEIYGSEHRLSVLREAFPRIVKKEMLLESSELQQFQNHSSQMAALDFMVSVASNTFIPTYDGNMAKVVEGHRRYLGFKKTILLDRKRLVELLDLHNNSTLTWDQFAVAVKEAHERRTGAPTHRRVISDKPKEEDYFYANPQECLCEGTNCHDLYGRQTNYSSLTR
- the BNACNNG39580D gene encoding uncharacterized protein BNACNNG39580D, translated to MSSPDQKTENSDSQSPSEELGDSSTVPQDPVESGSPNEEEESDPPKEGGDAEEEEEGECGFCLFMKGGGCKESFTAWEVCVEEAEKNKEDIVTKCMEVTSTLKKCMDEHSDYYQPILAAERAAEEQVKKELEGEKEKDISEEEAAAMKQARG
- the LOC106362095 gene encoding fucosyltransferase 6-like, with translation MLKQTKVNMFQISGDVFRALGLKIKIAITVIFSGLLIGSVILLTTSTFSNNFNDQLLDATLNGSSESETLHDKFIGGLLKPGFDEGSCVSRYTQSLLYRKPSPYKPSPYLVSKLRSYEKLHKRCGPGTKAYKKATKNLGHDDENYASKSVGKCRYIVWVAVYGLGNRILTLASVFLYALLTNRVVLVDQSKDISDLFCEPFPGTSWLLPRDFPLMKQIDGYNKEYSRCYGTMLNNHAISANSTPRHLYLHILHDSRDEDKMFFCTKDQDMIDKVPWLIVKANVYFVPSLWFNPTFQTELMKLFPQKEAVFHHLARYLYHPTNQVWGMITRYHDAHLARADDRLGIQIRVFSDKAGYFQHVMDQILSCTQREKLLPKVVSQEESKLNMSESQKLKAVLVTSLYPEYADRLKNMFWEQPSSTGELIEVYQPSGERYQQTDNKLHDQKALAEMYLLSLTDNIVTSARSTFGYVAHSLGGLKPWLLYQPRDASAPDPPCVRSTSIDPCHLTPPSHGCDADWGTDSGKVVPFVKHCEDRDNDGLKLFDEL